In Amaranthus tricolor cultivar Red isolate AtriRed21 chromosome 3, ASM2621246v1, whole genome shotgun sequence, a single window of DNA contains:
- the LOC130809273 gene encoding berberine bridge enzyme-like 4 translates to MKTLNSSLVLSNLILIIPLIVLILLNYSSHVIAITPTPNIDNFLQCLSSHSNNDQSHPISNAIYTPKNSTFLNVLHNYIRESRFNTSSTPKPLAIITALAPSHVQASVICSKSNGLKLTIRSGGHDFEGFSYVSNVPFVILDMFNLRSIDVDIKSETAWVQSGATLGEIYYEIAQYSKVHAFPAGVCFTVGAGGHFSGGGYGNLQRMYGLSVDNIVDALIVDVKGRILNRKSMGEDLFWAIRGGGGASFCVVLSWKIKLVRVPEIVTVFSVSKTLEEGATDVVLQWQQVSTTIDRKLFIRVQPQVIEKEGKKTVQVLFIGLYLGQTKTLIPLMSKNFPLLGLKPKESKEMTWIETALFWYNIQEGSPLEVLLDRTPSPSGSFSSRKSDYVKKPITRLGLETIWSNMMNLKFVNATVLLQWNPYGGRMSEISEKATPFPHRAGNLFLFHYITAWEDDRYEITRINVEATRQLHDAMTPFVSKNPREAFLNYRDIDIGNNMNGTLGFAFKYFKANVNRLLLVKAKFDPSNFFSYEQSIPLLPKKH, encoded by the exons atgaaaaccctaaattctTCTTTAGTTCTCTCTAATCTTATACTAATAATTCCATTAATCGTACTCATACTATTAAATTATTCATCCCATGTTATAGCAATTACTCCAACTCCAAACATTGATAATTTCCTACAATGCCTTTCATCACACTcaaacaatgatcaatcacaTCCAATCTCTAATGCAATCTACACACCGAAAAACTCAACATTCTTAAATGTTCTTCATAATTACATACGAGAAAGTAGATTCAACACATCATCAACCCCGAAACCCTTAGCTATAATCACAGCATTAGCTCCATCCCATGTCCAAGCATCAGTAATCTGCTCGAAATCGAACGGTTTAAAGCTTACAATTCGAAGTGGTGGGCATGATTTTGAAGGATTCTCATACGTTTCAAATGTTCCATTTGTTATCCTTGACATGTTCAATCTAAGATCAATAGATGTTGATATAAAATCTGAGACTGCATGGGTTCAATCTGGAGCAACACTTGGTGAAATTTATTATGAGATTGCACAATACAGTAAAGTTCATGCTTTTCCTGCTGGTGTGTGTTTTACAGTAGGAGCTGGAGGGCATTTTAGTGGAGGTGGGTATGGGAATTTGCAAAGGATGTATGGATTATCTGTTGATAATATTGTGGATGCCCTAATTGTGGATGTTAAGGGTAGGATTTTGAATAGGAAGAGTATGGGGGAGGATTTGTTTTGGGCGATTAGGGGAGGAGGAGGTGCTAGTTTTTGTGTTGTTTTATCATGGAAAATAAAGTTGGTTCGAGTTCCGGAGATTGTTACGGTTTTTAGTGTTTCTAAAACATTAGAAGAAGGTGCAACAGATGTTGTTCTTCAATGGCAACAGGTTTCTACTACTATTGATAGGAAGCTCTTCATTAGAGTGCAACCGCAG GTAATCGAAAAGGAAGGGAAGAAGACAGTACAAGTATTATTCATAGGGTTATATCTTGgacaaacaaaaaccctaattccATTAATGAGCAAAAATTTTCCACTCTTAGGCCTAAAACCAAAAGAATCCAAAGAAATGACATGGATAGAAACTGCTCTATTCTGGTATAATATACAAGAAGGATCTCCCTTAGAAGTACTACTGGATAGAACACCATCTCCTTCTGGTTCTTTCTCCTCAAGGAAATCAGATTATGTCAAAAAACCAATCACAAGATTAGGGTTAGAAACAATATGGAGTAATATGATGAACTTGAAATTTGTAAATGCAACTGTTTTACTTCAATGGAATCCTTATGGTGGTAGAATGAGCGAAATCTCTGAAAAGGCAACACCATTTCCTCATAGAGCGggaaatttgtttttgtttcatTATATTACTGCTTGGGAAGATGATCGATATGAAATAACTCGTATAAATGTTGAAGCAACTCGTCAACTTCATGATGCCATGACTCCTTTTGTGTCTAAAAACCCAAGAGAAGCTTTTTTAAATTATAGGGATATTGATATTGGGAACAATATGAATGGCACTTTAGGTTTTGCTTTTAAGTATTTTAAGGCTAATGTTAATAGATTGTTGCTTGTTAAGGCTAAGTTTGATCCCTCTAATTTCTTTAGCTATGAGCAAAGTATACCACTTTTACCAAAGAAACACTAA